Proteins found in one Candidatus Atribacteria bacterium ADurb.Bin276 genomic segment:
- the ptpA_1 gene encoding Prolyl tripeptidyl peptidase precursor, with the protein MNKKIKNNIKVPCLPMENFFRNPEKTAFKFSPDGKYLSYLQPWKNRLNIYVEQIADGSIVQITQVTERDIAGYFWANNSRIAYLKDTGGDEDFKLYAVNIDGTELKELTPFPGVRTELIDDLKDNEKEIIIGLNKRNPQFFDAYRVNVYTGEMDLIAENPGNISGWMTDHEGRLRVAVTTDGVNSSLLYRDQEGQPFRSLITTNFRDTIAPLQFTYDNQRLYVSSNLGRDLQAIYEYDPQLGKEVKLIYENSEVDVSVLLTSDKNKKITGVAYVTDKLHYYFFDREREEIQQFLEKKLPGYEISIASMNREEDKILVRTYSDKSRGAYYYYDLHNGEFKKIVEVSPWLTEEFLADMEPITFSARDGMVIHGYLTLPRTDDSKHLSVVVNPHGGPWARDVWGFNPEVQFLANRGYAIFQVNFRGSTGYGRKFWEAGFKQWGRKMQDDITDGVKWLIQKGIADPKRIAIYGGSYGGYAVLAGLTFTPDLYAAGIDYVGVSNIFTLLETIPPYWEQGRQMLYEMIGDPEKDRDLLQSASPVFHADKIRAPLLVAQGANDPRVKKAESDQIVEALRHREVDVKYIVKENEGHGFRNEENRFDFYREMEQFLAKHLDGMIC; encoded by the coding sequence ATGAATAAAAAGATCAAAAATAATATCAAAGTACCTTGTTTACCAATGGAGAATTTCTTTCGGAACCCGGAGAAAACGGCTTTCAAATTTTCTCCCGATGGAAAATATCTATCTTACCTTCAACCCTGGAAAAATAGATTGAATATTTATGTTGAACAAATCGCCGACGGGTCGATTGTCCAAATAACTCAAGTTACCGAACGTGATATTGCTGGCTATTTTTGGGCAAATAATTCTCGAATAGCCTATTTAAAAGATACTGGTGGGGATGAAGATTTTAAATTATATGCGGTTAATATAGATGGAACCGAATTAAAAGAATTGACGCCCTTTCCAGGAGTACGGACTGAATTAATTGATGATTTAAAAGATAACGAGAAAGAAATTATTATTGGTCTTAACAAAAGGAATCCTCAATTTTTTGATGCTTATCGAGTTAATGTTTATACTGGAGAAATGGACCTCATTGCAGAAAATCCTGGAAATATTTCTGGTTGGATGACCGATCATGAAGGTCGATTACGAGTTGCGGTGACGACCGATGGAGTGAACTCCAGCCTTCTCTATCGGGATCAGGAAGGCCAACCATTTCGGAGCTTAATTACCACCAATTTCCGCGATACCATTGCTCCGCTTCAATTTACCTATGATAATCAACGATTATATGTTTCTTCTAATTTAGGTCGAGATTTGCAAGCTATATATGAATATGACCCACAGTTGGGGAAAGAAGTAAAACTGATTTATGAAAATTCGGAAGTGGATGTATCGGTTCTTTTGACATCAGATAAAAATAAAAAAATAACCGGTGTAGCCTATGTTACCGATAAGCTACATTATTATTTTTTTGATCGAGAACGGGAAGAAATCCAACAATTTCTTGAAAAAAAACTCCCTGGATATGAAATTTCAATAGCCAGCATGAACCGGGAAGAAGATAAGATCCTGGTTAGAACTTATAGCGATAAATCACGAGGTGCTTACTATTACTATGATCTTCATAATGGAGAATTCAAAAAAATAGTTGAAGTGAGTCCCTGGCTAACGGAAGAATTTTTAGCCGATATGGAACCAATAACCTTTTCCGCCAGAGATGGTATGGTTATTCATGGATATCTGACTCTCCCTCGAACTGATGATTCCAAACACTTATCAGTTGTCGTAAATCCCCATGGAGGTCCTTGGGCAAGAGATGTCTGGGGCTTTAATCCTGAAGTCCAGTTTTTAGCCAATCGTGGGTATGCGATTTTTCAAGTTAATTTTCGTGGATCAACTGGGTATGGGAGAAAATTTTGGGAAGCCGGTTTTAAACAATGGGGTAGAAAGATGCAGGATGACATTACTGATGGAGTCAAATGGTTGATTCAGAAAGGAATTGCTGATCCCAAAAGGATTGCCATTTACGGGGGTTCTTATGGTGGATATGCAGTATTAGCTGGTTTAACCTTTACTCCCGATTTGTATGCAGCCGGAATTGATTATGTGGGAGTTTCCAATATATTTACCCTTTTAGAAACCATTCCTCCCTACTGGGAGCAAGGGCGTCAAATGCTTTACGAAATGATTGGCGATCCGGAAAAAGATCGTGATTTACTCCAGTCAGCATCACCAGTGTTCCATGCGGATAAAATTCGAGCACCCTTGCTGGTTGCTCAGGGGGCGAACGATCCACGAGTTAAAAAAGCGGAATCAGATCAAATTGTTGAAGCTCTTCGCCATAGAGAGGTAGACGTTAAGTATATAGTTAAAGAAAATGAGGGCCATGGTTTTCGAAATGAAGAAAACCGGTTTGATTTTTACC